A genomic stretch from Pirellulales bacterium includes:
- a CDS encoding TatD family hydrolase, whose product MHLIDTHAHLDQEEFDSDRAEVIARAVAAGIERIVAIGVTADSSEVVVRLAAEFPAVYAAVGIQPNYCAQAKPGDWERVAELAASPKVVAIGETGLDRYWDYTPFDLQQDYFDRHLRLAKERNLPFVVHTRESDADVLAMLREAHRRGVLRGVMHSFTGNAATAGECVEMGLCISFAGMVTFKKSADLRNVAGAVPADRVLVETDSPYLAPHPLRGKRNEPANLIHTAQALAGVRGVSFEEFCEQTSKNARTLFGLS is encoded by the coding sequence ATGCATCTCATCGATACTCATGCCCATTTGGATCAGGAGGAGTTTGACAGCGACCGGGCCGAGGTAATCGCCCGTGCGGTGGCTGCGGGGATTGAACGGATCGTGGCGATTGGGGTAACAGCCGATTCGAGCGAGGTGGTAGTTCGCTTGGCGGCAGAATTTCCGGCGGTGTATGCGGCCGTAGGCATCCAACCCAATTATTGCGCTCAAGCCAAGCCAGGAGATTGGGAGCGTGTGGCCGAGCTGGCGGCCTCGCCCAAGGTGGTGGCCATTGGTGAGACAGGGTTGGACCGGTATTGGGATTATACGCCGTTTGATTTGCAACAGGATTACTTCGATCGCCATTTGCGATTGGCTAAGGAACGTAATTTGCCATTTGTGGTCCATACACGGGAGAGCGATGCTGATGTTTTGGCGATGCTGCGCGAGGCCCATCGGCGAGGTGTGCTTCGCGGGGTCATGCATTCGTTTACCGGAAATGCCGCCACTGCGGGCGAATGCGTGGAAATGGGTCTATGCATCAGTTTTGCCGGGATGGTGACCTTTAAAAAATCGGCAGATTTGCGAAATGTGGCCGGCGCGGTGCCTGCGGACCGTGTTTTGGTGGAAACGGACAGTCCCTATTTAGCACCGCATCCGCTACGGGGAAAACGGAATGAGCCGGCCAATTTGATTCACACTGCCCAAGCATTGGCAGGGGTGCGAGGAGTTAGTTTTGAGGAGTTTTGCGAGCAAACCTCAAAAAACGCCCGAACCCTATTTGGTCTTTCATGA